The following are from one region of the Novosphingobium humi genome:
- a CDS encoding alpha-ketoacid dehydrogenase subunit beta, protein MSNMMYRAAVLSTIMEEMERDPNVVVLGEDVVGGMGTEGGPEAIGGIWSTSTGLYDKFGPTRVIDTPISESAIVGAAAGLALSGKRPIAELMFADFIGVSLDQIWNQIAKFRYMFGGKTRCPAVIRMAYGAGYNAAAQHSQSVHQILTGMPGLKVVMPTTPADVKGLLRTAIRDDDPVIFLEHKALYATTGEVPDDRDFMIPFGHARLSRAGGDVTLISSGLLLGMCEAVADKLAGEGIGCDVIDLRTTSPLDEETILDSVEVTGRVVVVDEAPPRCGLGADLCALVAEKAFSSLKAPPLQVTPPHTPIPFARELESAYLPSVDKIEAAVRRVLAWR, encoded by the coding sequence ATGAGCAATATGATGTACCGCGCCGCTGTTCTCTCCACCATCATGGAGGAGATGGAGCGCGACCCCAATGTGGTGGTGCTGGGCGAGGACGTGGTGGGCGGCATGGGGACCGAGGGCGGACCCGAAGCCATTGGCGGCATCTGGTCCACCTCGACCGGGCTGTATGATAAATTCGGGCCGACCCGCGTGATCGACACGCCCATTTCGGAAAGCGCGATTGTCGGCGCGGCGGCGGGGCTGGCGCTGTCGGGCAAAAGGCCGATTGCCGAACTGATGTTTGCCGATTTCATCGGCGTCTCGCTCGACCAGATCTGGAACCAGATTGCCAAATTCCGCTATATGTTCGGCGGCAAGACGCGGTGTCCGGCGGTGATCCGCATGGCCTATGGCGCGGGCTATAATGCCGCGGCCCAGCACAGCCAGAGCGTGCATCAGATCCTGACGGGCATGCCGGGGTTGAAGGTGGTGATGCCCACCACGCCCGCCGATGTGAAGGGCCTGCTGCGCACCGCGATCCGCGACGATGATCCGGTGATCTTTCTCGAACACAAGGCGCTTTACGCCACCACCGGCGAGGTGCCCGACGACCGCGATTTCATGATCCCCTTTGGCCATGCGCGCCTGTCGCGCGCGGGCGGCGATGTCACGCTCATCTCGTCGGGCCTTTTGCTTGGCATGTGCGAGGCGGTGGCCGACAAGCTGGCGGGCGAAGGGATCGGCTGCGATGTCATCGACCTGCGCACCACCAGCCCGCTCGATGAGGAGACCATCCTTGACAGCGTCGAAGTGACGGGCCGCGTGGTGGTGGTGGATGAGGCCCCGCCGCGCTGCGGCCTTGGCGCCGATCTTTGCGCGCTGGTGGCCGAAAAGGCCTTTTCCAGCCTCAAAGCCCCGCCGCTGCAGGTGACGCCGCCGCACACGCCCATCCCCTTCGCCCGCGAACTGGAAAGCGCCTATCTGCCCTCGGTCGACAAGATCGAGGCGGCGGTGCGCCGCGTGCTGGCATGGCGATAA